From one Leptidea sinapis chromosome 22, ilLepSina1.1, whole genome shotgun sequence genomic stretch:
- the LOC126970856 gene encoding speckle-type POZ protein-like: MSNINYTTRTEGQTKVYTLMWTVPNFVILLETKARRELRTAVDARFQLKMQLLGRDNDIIEIYYLSPSALFLKAILTLCLKRFEERSIVMKEYHTVQANKWQYLATLFKRDIASYDGRDIFLLSDGSLRLKFQFMVTNDINVGRAYIPETQLSSDFESLLNDGLFSDVLMKSADGSEYKVHKAVLASRSLVLKAHFEHNTTECITNIVESPLESDVLFEVLTFIYSDKAPRVDDIPERLLAAADFYQLSRLKTLCEEALHKKLTVENAIETLQLADLHSAKTLKQLTLEFIKDGQSQLITKTDGWCKVKSVDLIKTIYEYIMTDDVDVDIK, translated from the coding sequence ATGTCTAATATCAATTACACAACTAGAACCGAAGGACAAACAAAAGTCTACACATTGATGTGGACAGTTCctaattttgtgattttattggAAACCAAAGCTAGGAGGGAATTACGAACAGCAGTTGATGCACGATTTCAGTTAAAAATGCAGCTATTAGGGCGCGACAATGATATCATTGAGATTTATTATTTGTCGCCAAGTGCCCTATTTTTGAAAGCCATACTTACTTTGTGCTTAAAACGATTTGAGGAAAGATCCATTGTTATGAAAGAATATCACACAGTTCAAGCAAACAAGTGGCAATATTTGGCAACTTTATTTAAGCGTGATATCGCAAGTTATGATGGTCGggatatatttcttttaagtgATGGAAGCCTGCGTCTCAAATTTCAATTCATGGTTACCAATGATATTAATGTTGGTAGAGCTTACATCCCTGAAACACAATTGAGTAGCGATTTCGAAAGTCTTTTAAATGATGGTTTGTTTTCTGATGTACTGATGAAATCTGCTGATGGATCTGAATATAAAGTGCATAAGGCTGTATTGGCAAGTAGAAGTTTGGTGTTGAAAGCACATTTTGAACACAATACAACTGAATGTATCACAAATATTGTAGAATCTCCCCTTGAATCAGATGTATTGTTTGAAGTACTGACATTTATTTACAGTGATAAAGCACCTAGAGTAGATGATATACCTGAAAGATTATTGGCTGCAGCAGATTTCTACCAACTTAGCAGGCTTAAAACCTTATGTGAAGAAGCATTACACAAAAAACTTACAGTTGAAAATGCAATAGAAACTTTACAATTAGCAGATCTACATTCTGCTAAGACATTAAAACAATTAACTTTAGAATTTATTAAAGATGGTCAGTCTCAATTGATTACAAAAACAGATGGTTGGTGTAAAGTCAAGTCTGTTGAtttgataaaaacaatttatgagTATATTATGACTGATGATGTAGatgttgatataaaataa
- the LOC126970900 gene encoding probable RNA-binding protein EIF1AD — protein MSKVNKRKHVMNEALWDDYELPKENQSIVKVLKSRGNNLHEIATPKGEEYLVSMPTKFRKNIWVKRGDYVLVEPIIEGDKVKAEIVKIMNKDSIKYYKENKIWPTEFDENKKVNDEIEDDMFVNTNRVNVNVYYSESDSSELSNSESCSDQESEKK, from the exons ATGTCGAAAGTAAATAAACGGAAACATGTAATGAATGAAGCATTGTGGGACGATTATGAGCTACCAAAAGAAAATCAAAGCATCGTGAAGGTATTGAAAAGCAGAGGAAATAACTTACATGAG ATTGCCACACCCAAAGGTGAAGAATACCTTGTATCAATGCCAACAAAGTTCAGAAAAAATATTTGGGTTAAACGGGGTGACTATGTTCTTGTTGAACCAATTATTGAAGGAGACAAAGTCAAAGCAGAAATAGTGAAAATCATGAATAAGGACTCAATAAAATActacaaagaaaacaaaatttggcCAACGGAATTCGATGAGaacaaaaaagttaatgatGAAATTGAAGATGATATGTTTGTAAATACAAACagagtaaatgtaaatgtatattatagtgAAAGTGACTCTAGTGAATTAAGTAACTCTGAAAGTTGCAGTGATCaggaaagtgaaaaaaaataa